Below is a genomic region from Telmatobacter sp. DSM 110680.
TCGTTCGTTCGATTATCTAAACCCGCGCAACGAATATGCGAACACCTTCCCCGCATTTGCTTTGGGGCCTTCGCAAAAGGATATGCATACCGCATCGCTCTTTGAAGATAAGGACCCCGATATCTTGCAGGTTGACGATTGCTCGCGGTCATGCGATCTCAGAATGAACGACTAAAACCGAGACGCGATTCACGCACAATGCGAAAAGGTAGCCAAAGCGAGCCGGCGTTCATGAAGCCGGCCATATTCATCAGCACTTCCGTGCTGGTCGGCCTTTTATTCGCATTCCAGGAATGGCTAAGCATTCACCACATGGGCTACCACCTGCCTTCGCTGATCTTCTTCGAATCTTGGGGATATCAGTTCCTAGTGTGGGGCACTCTTTGCTGGCTGCTTTGGCACTTTTTCGGTTCACAGATTCAGAATGCTTCAACTCTTAGGATCATCAGTGTCTTTCTTCCCCTAAGTGTCGTGATCAGCCTTGCACAGCAAATGCTCTTCGTTTTCATCTTTCGCGAGCTTCCGCTCAATCATCCCGAGACATCCTATTGGCACAGATTGTCGACCTATGTCTATGCTGAGCTCCTCGACAACATGCTCATCTTCTGGTGCGCATTCTTCCTATTTCGCGGCGTTGGATATTATCAGCGCTTTCGCGAACACGAGACAACCAAAGCAGAACTAGAGGTTCAGCTTGCCAATGCGCAGCTTGCGGCTTTGCGAATGCAGTTGAACCCACATTTTCTTTTCAACACAATGAATGGTATTTCAAGTCTCATGCGCAGCGACATTGAGGCTGCTGACAACATGCTGGAACAGCTGAGCTGTCTCTTGCGAATGTCGTTGGAGCGCGGAGATTCCCAGCTTATTACCCTGCGAGAAGAACTTGAGTTCGTGGAACTATATCTCGCAATGCAAGGACATAGATATTCAGGGCGCGTGAAACAGTCTGTTCATGTGGATCCGCAGCTCTATGATTCATTGATTCCAAGCATGCTTCTGCAACCAATTGTCGAGAACGCTTACGTGCATGGTCTGTCCAGGATAGAAGCGACCGGCACACTCATGCTCGAAGTTCACCGGCATGGCAAGCAGATTCGGATTACCGTCGTGAATAGCGGTATTGGAATGAATCCCGCGTCTTACGCAGAAAACGGCCACGGAGTAGGCCTGCGCAACATTAAGAACCGTCTTAAGCTTCATTACGGAGAAGACTCGCACTTCGAGATTGCTGAAGTAGACCCAAGGCACGTTAGGGTTGACGTCGAGCTTCCACTCCGGTATTCGAATGATGTCATGAAACCTGCGGCTAAATTCGGTAGGTGATGATCCGTACAATTCTCTCGGACGATGAGGTATTGACTCATCCAAAGATTGGACAGGAGAAGATTCCAACGAGTTATAGCAATCGATCG
It encodes:
- a CDS encoding histidine kinase encodes the protein MKPAIFISTSVLVGLLFAFQEWLSIHHMGYHLPSLIFFESWGYQFLVWGTLCWLLWHFFGSQIQNASTLRIISVFLPLSVVISLAQQMLFVFIFRELPLNHPETSYWHRLSTYVYAELLDNMLIFWCAFFLFRGVGYYQRFREHETTKAELEVQLANAQLAALRMQLNPHFLFNTMNGISSLMRSDIEAADNMLEQLSCLLRMSLERGDSQLITLREELEFVELYLAMQGHRYSGRVKQSVHVDPQLYDSLIPSMLLQPIVENAYVHGLSRIEATGTLMLEVHRHGKQIRITVVNSGIGMNPASYAENGHGVGLRNIKNRLKLHYGEDSHFEIAEVDPRHVRVDVELPLRYSNDVMKPAAKFGR